A window of Formosa sp. Hel1_31_208 contains these coding sequences:
- a CDS encoding DMT family transporter: MKDGHLQHVFWLTLATVFISTSGALGKYIAMPIPVIVWWRCGLAALFLFLFCKHQKINLKINSRKDMLTFLIAAIFLGAHWVTYFFALKLSNVAIGMLSLFTFPLMTAILEPVFSKVKFDPAHIILGVLVLIGIFFLAPEFDLKSSQLQGILFGLLSAFCYAIRTLMLKQHVSVYNGSMLMFYQVLLLSAVLVPLLFILDTSAIETQYPYVILLALVTTAIGHTMFIHSLKYFKVSTASIIASTQPLFGIIIAFLFLNEIPTWNTFIGGTFIISTVIIESIRSKRTTKE, from the coding sequence ATGAAAGACGGGCATCTCCAACATGTCTTTTGGCTAACACTGGCAACCGTATTTATTAGCACCTCTGGTGCGTTAGGAAAATATATTGCCATGCCAATTCCTGTTATTGTATGGTGGCGATGCGGTTTGGCAGCATTATTTCTATTCCTGTTTTGCAAGCACCAAAAGATTAACCTAAAGATCAATTCACGGAAAGACATGCTTACCTTCCTTATTGCAGCTATTTTCTTGGGCGCACATTGGGTCACCTACTTTTTTGCGTTGAAACTCTCTAACGTTGCTATTGGAATGCTATCTCTATTCACCTTTCCTCTCATGACAGCCATATTAGAACCTGTATTTTCGAAAGTCAAGTTTGACCCAGCTCATATCATACTTGGTGTTTTAGTCTTAATCGGAATATTCTTTTTAGCTCCAGAATTTGACTTAAAAAGTTCACAACTTCAAGGTATTTTATTCGGGCTCTTATCAGCATTTTGTTATGCCATTAGAACCCTAATGTTGAAACAGCACGTTTCAGTGTACAACGGCAGTATGCTCATGTTTTATCAAGTATTACTATTATCTGCGGTATTAGTTCCTCTGTTATTTATACTGGATACATCTGCTATTGAAACCCAATATCCATATGTAATTTTATTAGCTTTAGTAACAACGGCTATTGGTCATACCATGTTCATTCATAGTTTGAAATATTTTAAAGTTAGTACTGCCAGCATCATTGCAAGTACGCAGCCACTTTTTGGAATTATAATCGCCTTTTTATTTTTGAACGAAATTCCAACATGGAATACCTTTATAGGTGGTACCTTTATCATATCCACTGTTATTATTGAAAGTATACGTTCGAAGCGAACAACAAAAGAATAA
- the mfd gene encoding transcription-repair coupling factor has translation MSKSVLSQSYAQALQKQNLRNAIAYSGAKIHIKGLVGSSLSLVISETFKQTELPFLLIFNDKEEAAFHLNDLEILLNDKDVLFYPGSYRRPYQIEETDNANVLLRSEVLNRINSRKKPALIVTYPDALFEKVVTRRELEKNTLKIGVSDKLSIDFVNEILFEYQFKRVDFVTEPGEFSVRGGIVDVFSFSHDEPYRIEFFGDDVDSIRTFDVETQLSTEQIKKISIIPNVANKFLEENRQSFLKYIAQKTVVFTKNSDLLFSRIDDNFLKAEEAFKTLSSELKHSEPEELFCNSKLLKQQLLDFSLVEFGTSNLFSKETFQFNTIPQPSFNKQFNLLIEDLNTNHKKGYTNYIACVSEQQAKRFHDIFEDVAEDVHYQTIVLSLHQGFVDHDQKITCYTDHQIFERYHKFHLKNGYAKKQAITLKELTNLDIGDYVTHIDHGIGKFGGLQKIDVEGKKQEAIKLVYGERDILYLSIHSLHKITKFNGKDGKPPKVYKLGSKAWKTLKQKTKSRVKEIAFNLIKIYAKRKLEKGYQYKPDSYLQHELEASFVYEDTPDQTSSTADIKADMESERPMDRLVCGDVGFGKTEVAIRAAFKAVDNGKQVAILVPTTILAYQHHKTFTERLKDFPVTVDYLNRFRTAKEKRETLEKLEKGHVDIIIGTHQLVNKNVKFNDLGLLIVDEEQKFGVAVKEKLKTLKENVDVLTLTATPIPRTLQFSLMAARDLSVITTAPPNRFPIESHVIRFNEETIRDAITYEIQRGGQIFFIHNRIENIKEVAGMIQRLVPDAKIGIGHGQLDGKKLEHLMLAFMNGSFDVLVSTTIVESGLDVPNANTIFINNANNFGLSDLHQMRGRVGRSNKKAFCYFITPEYSAMTNDARKRITALEQFTELGSGFNIAMKDLEIRGAGDLLGGEQSGFINDIGFDTYQKILNEAIEELKENEFKDLYQDDGKEKNYVKDITIDTDFELLFPDDYVNNITERLNLYTKLNTLKTEEELKTFETEIIDRFGELPVQVIDLLNSVRIKWIATKIGLEKIIMKKGRFVGYFINDQQSPFYQSANFTKVLQYMQTRPKDCKMKEKQTRNGLRLLLTFEQIKSVKKALNRLQDI, from the coding sequence TTGAGTAAATCCGTTCTCTCGCAATCATATGCACAGGCTTTGCAGAAGCAAAATCTGCGAAATGCTATTGCCTATTCTGGAGCAAAAATACATATTAAAGGTCTTGTTGGCTCTTCCCTGTCACTCGTTATTAGTGAAACATTTAAACAAACAGAGTTACCGTTTTTACTCATTTTTAATGACAAAGAGGAAGCAGCCTTTCACCTAAATGATTTGGAAATACTTCTGAACGACAAGGATGTACTATTTTATCCAGGAAGTTACCGCAGACCTTATCAAATTGAAGAAACAGACAATGCCAATGTCTTACTTAGATCAGAGGTCTTAAACCGTATTAATTCTCGAAAAAAACCAGCGCTTATTGTCACTTATCCCGATGCCCTTTTTGAAAAAGTTGTGACGCGTCGCGAATTAGAGAAGAATACCCTGAAAATAGGGGTTAGTGATAAACTCTCTATCGATTTTGTGAACGAAATTCTATTTGAGTACCAGTTTAAACGTGTTGATTTCGTGACCGAACCCGGAGAATTCTCAGTCCGCGGTGGAATTGTCGATGTGTTTTCATTTTCACATGATGAACCCTATCGCATTGAGTTTTTTGGGGATGATGTGGATAGTATTCGAACCTTTGATGTAGAGACGCAGCTCTCAACAGAACAAATCAAAAAAATAAGTATTATCCCGAATGTAGCGAATAAATTTCTAGAAGAAAACAGGCAGAGTTTTCTAAAATATATTGCTCAAAAAACAGTGGTCTTTACTAAAAATTCGGACTTATTATTTTCAAGAATTGATGACAACTTCTTAAAGGCTGAAGAGGCCTTTAAGACTTTATCCTCTGAATTAAAACATTCAGAACCTGAAGAATTATTCTGCAACTCCAAACTGCTAAAACAACAATTACTAGATTTCAGTTTGGTTGAATTTGGCACTTCAAATTTGTTTTCTAAAGAGACTTTTCAATTCAATACAATACCTCAGCCTTCATTTAATAAACAGTTCAACTTATTAATTGAAGACCTTAATACCAATCATAAAAAAGGTTACACCAATTACATCGCATGTGTTAGCGAACAACAAGCCAAACGTTTTCACGATATTTTCGAGGATGTAGCAGAAGACGTACATTATCAAACCATTGTGCTTTCCTTACATCAAGGTTTTGTAGATCATGACCAAAAGATTACTTGCTATACAGATCATCAAATCTTTGAACGTTATCATAAATTCCATCTTAAAAATGGTTATGCTAAGAAACAAGCCATCACGCTTAAAGAATTGACCAATCTTGATATTGGAGATTATGTAACACATATTGATCATGGAATTGGAAAGTTTGGCGGTCTGCAAAAAATTGATGTAGAAGGCAAAAAGCAAGAAGCCATCAAGTTAGTATATGGCGAACGTGATATTTTATACTTGAGCATACACTCACTTCATAAGATTACCAAGTTCAATGGCAAAGATGGAAAACCACCAAAAGTCTATAAACTCGGTAGCAAAGCTTGGAAAACACTTAAGCAAAAAACAAAATCTCGTGTTAAGGAAATTGCTTTTAACCTTATAAAAATCTATGCCAAACGAAAACTTGAAAAAGGCTATCAATACAAACCTGATAGCTATTTGCAACATGAACTAGAAGCATCTTTTGTTTATGAGGATACACCCGATCAAACCAGCTCTACGGCAGACATTAAAGCCGATATGGAAAGTGAACGCCCAATGGATCGTCTGGTTTGTGGTGACGTAGGTTTTGGTAAAACTGAAGTCGCTATTCGAGCTGCCTTTAAAGCCGTTGACAACGGTAAACAAGTCGCTATTTTAGTGCCTACCACAATTTTAGCTTATCAGCACCATAAAACCTTTACTGAGCGCCTTAAAGATTTTCCAGTAACCGTAGATTACCTCAACCGCTTCCGAACAGCCAAAGAAAAACGTGAAACCCTAGAGAAACTTGAAAAAGGTCATGTAGATATCATTATTGGTACACATCAATTGGTTAACAAAAATGTAAAATTTAATGACCTTGGTTTACTCATTGTTGATGAAGAACAAAAATTTGGCGTAGCAGTTAAAGAGAAACTAAAAACACTCAAAGAAAATGTTGATGTCCTGACACTTACTGCAACACCTATACCACGAACGCTGCAATTTAGCTTAATGGCAGCAAGAGATTTATCGGTCATTACGACGGCGCCTCCTAACCGATTTCCTATAGAGAGTCATGTCATTCGATTTAATGAAGAAACTATAAGAGACGCCATCACTTATGAAATTCAACGTGGCGGACAAATATTCTTTATTCACAATCGTATTGAAAATATCAAGGAGGTGGCAGGTATGATTCAGCGTTTGGTTCCTGATGCTAAAATTGGTATTGGTCACGGACAGCTTGACGGCAAAAAACTAGAGCATTTAATGTTAGCTTTTATGAATGGATCCTTTGATGTTTTGGTGAGTACAACCATCGTTGAAAGTGGATTAGACGTGCCAAATGCCAATACCATTTTTATCAATAATGCGAATAACTTTGGTTTGAGCGATCTCCACCAAATGCGAGGACGAGTAGGAAGAAGTAATAAAAAGGCCTTTTGCTATTTCATTACTCCTGAATATTCTGCAATGACGAACGATGCTCGTAAGCGTATCACAGCGCTAGAACAGTTCACCGAATTAGGAAGTGGTTTCAATATCGCGATGAAAGATCTCGAAATTCGTGGTGCTGGAGATTTATTGGGTGGTGAGCAAAGTGGATTTATAAATGATATTGGTTTTGATACCTATCAAAAAATCCTCAACGAAGCCATTGAAGAACTCAAAGAAAATGAATTCAAAGACTTGTATCAAGACGATGGAAAAGAGAAAAACTATGTCAAAGACATTACCATTGATACCGACTTTGAGCTCTTATTCCCTGATGATTACGTGAATAATATTACAGAACGCCTTAATCTGTATACAAAGCTAAATACACTCAAAACCGAAGAAGAATTAAAAACTTTTGAGACCGAAATCATTGATCGCTTTGGAGAATTACCTGTACAAGTAATTGACTTACTAAATAGCGTTCGTATCAAATGGATTGCCACTAAAATAGGTCTCGAGAAGATTATTATGAAAAAAGGTCGATTTGTAGGTTATTTTATCAATGATCAACAAAGTCCGTTTTATCAGAGTGCTAATTTCACAAAGGTGTTACAGTATATGCAAACACGACCAAAAGATTGTAAGATGAAAGAAAAACAAACGCGAAATGGTTTACGGCTCCTCTTAACTTTTGAACAAATCAAATCTGTTAAAAAAGCGCTTAATCGACTTCAAGACATATGA
- a CDS encoding TlpA disulfide reductase family protein: protein MRKFLLLLAFIPSLLNAQHVISGGFTPAEDFTYAFLYHATPTGAEYIDRAELSQEGRFSIKLDSTKNPGIYKIVYALPAEENNFDFIYNGKESIDFNFSIENGLEFTNSNENKLWASYIKSMAMVNMTLSNFYTQQSNDQQAFMEIIKTMSDTQKAYEENSKGMITSSFVEANTPYIPKTYEDLSTYSKHLKQTYLKHVDFSNTLLQSSDFLVERVLAYIFGMSANTSNTVYKTDIDHLMTTMGEGNIHIKTILFEMIWQRFKEIDNAEIANYITDQYLLELTKQTGYEALKEQLIVFKNNTVGNKAANFDLTFTTNGKTISTNLHDLDIANQYLVIFWSSTCGHCLDELPKVKAFLEDKKDIQVIAFGMEDEDPKNWQNFIADYPDFIHVLGLGKWDNPTSNAYGISSTPSFFLLDKDKTILSKPYDVQALMDILK, encoded by the coding sequence ATGAGAAAATTTCTATTATTATTAGCATTCATACCATCACTTTTAAATGCACAACACGTTATAAGTGGTGGGTTTACTCCTGCAGAAGATTTCACCTATGCTTTTTTATATCATGCAACTCCAACAGGAGCCGAATATATTGACAGAGCCGAGCTTTCCCAGGAAGGACGCTTTAGTATTAAACTTGATTCAACGAAGAATCCAGGTATATACAAAATTGTTTATGCCCTACCTGCAGAAGAAAACAACTTTGATTTTATTTATAACGGAAAAGAATCGATTGATTTTAACTTTAGCATAGAAAACGGATTAGAATTCACAAATAGTAACGAGAATAAACTGTGGGCCTCTTATATTAAAAGTATGGCCATGGTAAATATGACCCTCAGTAATTTTTATACACAACAAAGTAACGATCAGCAAGCATTTATGGAAATTATAAAAACTATGAGTGATACGCAAAAAGCCTATGAAGAAAATTCTAAAGGCATGATAACCTCGAGTTTTGTAGAGGCTAATACGCCTTATATTCCTAAAACCTATGAAGATTTATCTACCTACTCAAAGCACCTAAAACAAACGTATTTAAAGCATGTTGATTTTAGTAATACCTTATTACAGAGCTCCGATTTTCTAGTGGAGCGCGTCTTAGCATATATCTTCGGCATGTCTGCAAATACCAGTAATACGGTTTATAAAACTGATATAGATCATTTGATGACCACTATGGGTGAAGGAAATATTCATATCAAAACTATTTTGTTTGAAATGATTTGGCAACGATTTAAAGAGATAGACAATGCAGAAATCGCAAATTATATTACCGACCAATACCTATTAGAATTGACTAAACAAACGGGATATGAAGCTTTAAAAGAGCAACTAATAGTCTTCAAAAACAATACCGTTGGCAATAAGGCTGCTAACTTCGATTTGACCTTCACGACAAATGGAAAAACCATAAGCACCAACTTACACGATCTAGATATCGCAAACCAATACTTGGTCATCTTTTGGAGTAGTACATGTGGCCATTGCCTAGATGAGTTGCCAAAAGTAAAAGCCTTTCTTGAAGATAAAAAAGATATCCAAGTGATTGCATTTGGGATGGAAGATGAAGACCCTAAAAACTGGCAAAATTTTATTGCAGATTATCCTGATTTCATTCATGTGTTGGGATTAGGAAAGTGGGACAACCCAACATCTAATGCATATGGCATATCATCAACACCATCTTTTTTTCTGCTAGATAAAGACAAGACCATTTTATCAAAACCATATGATGTTCAGGCATTGATGGACATCTTGAAATAG
- the lysM gene encoding peptidoglycan-binding protein LysM produces the protein MGLFTFINDAGAKVFGIGKTLVTKTLDVRAKEKVATESELDRREEAAARNLEETISDLRLQVENLHVFIDLNIALVSGKAYDQSTREKVVLVIGNTAGIALVDDQMSVEHVEPEAQFHTVERGDTLGKIAKHYYGNAMKYAEIFEANQPMLTDPDKIYPGKVLRIPNLN, from the coding sequence ATGGGATTGTTTACATTTATAAATGATGCGGGTGCAAAAGTCTTTGGTATCGGAAAAACGCTAGTAACAAAAACTTTAGATGTTAGGGCTAAGGAGAAAGTTGCCACAGAGTCTGAATTAGACCGCAGAGAAGAGGCTGCTGCACGAAATTTAGAAGAAACGATAAGCGATTTACGATTACAAGTTGAGAATCTTCATGTTTTTATTGATTTAAATATTGCACTAGTTTCTGGGAAAGCATATGATCAGTCAACACGAGAAAAAGTAGTTTTAGTGATAGGTAATACAGCAGGAATAGCTCTGGTTGACGATCAAATGAGTGTTGAGCATGTTGAGCCAGAAGCCCAATTCCATACGGTAGAACGCGGTGATACCTTGGGTAAAATTGCTAAACACTATTACGGGAATGCGATGAAATATGCGGAGATTTTTGAAGCCAACCAACCCATGCTTACCGATCCTGATAAAATTTATCCTGGGAAAGTACTACGGATTCCAAACTTGAATTGA